One part of the Vicia villosa cultivar HV-30 ecotype Madison, WI linkage group LG6, Vvil1.0, whole genome shotgun sequence genome encodes these proteins:
- the LOC131612826 gene encoding protein RALF-like 33 produces the protein MAPPPRFYSHLLLVICATVLLTLTISPPTVTAGGFNLGMEWIHQTKTTCEGTIADCMLQQGEEEFQFDSEISRRILATTKYISYGALQRNTVPCSRRGASYYNCRPGAQANPYSRGCSAITRCRS, from the coding sequence ATGGCACCACCACCGCGTTTCTATTCACACCTCCTCCTCGTGATTTGCGCCACCGTCTTATTAACACTAACGATCTCACCGCCGACAGTAACCGCCGGAGGATTCAACCTCGGAATGGAATGGATTCACCAAACGAAAACAACCTGCGAAGGCACCATCGCCGATTGCATGTTGCAGCAAGGCGAAGAAGAGTTTCAGTTCGACAGCGAGATCAGCAGGCGTATTTTAGCAACAACTAAGTACATCAGCTATGGTGCGCTTCAGAGGAACACTGTGCCATGCTCTCGCCGTGGTGCTTCTTACTATAACTGCCGTCCCGGTGCTCAGGCCAACCCTTACAGCCGTGGATGCAGTGCCATTACGAGGTGCAGgagttga
- the LOC131610586 gene encoding uncharacterized protein LOC131610586: MEFTLSDNSLKTFARCITCLARIGNELSFQASSSQLLFHTINSSRSAYQSINFKPSFFDVYTVSNIPVQCSVLLKAVCAVLRTPIANIDHLTVKLPEPDAPKVEWILDCYSGMRKTYWITCNVEPDIQHLSLDRQKFPSNFVVRPRDLNRLLANFQSSLQEITIIATEPASVPPDSANEIGGKAVELRSYIDPTKDNDSLLHTQLWIDPKEEFLQYVHTGDPVDVTFSVKELKAFLSFCEGCEIDIHLHFEKTGEPILMAPKFGLEDGSHSNFDATLVLATMLTSQLHEGAASEPPVVPNNTHARTEGRNGSPLQQDNCRSNASELPSDHTRIWSDLSATAAKNTGAMEERQAQEGTTLNDNEQREIQRISTVQIRKGKLATGNNPNDSNFCRPTGNDHVQEPQDMLTNNGQTISQHHPSNWVDAEDDDEDDADEDEQYIQATPPYYDEQ, translated from the exons ATGGAGTTCACGTTGAGCGATAACTCTCTCAAAACCTTTGCAAGATGCATCACGTGCCTCGCACGTATCGGAAACGAGCTCTCAtttcaagcttcttcttctcag CTTCTTTTCCACACTATCAATTCATCACGGTCTGCATATCAATCCATCAATTTCAAACCCAGCTTCTTTGACGTATACACGGTTTCCAATATTCCCGTGCAATGTAGCGTGCTTCTGAAG GCTGTTTGTGCTGTTCTTAGGACACCTATTGCAAATATTGATCATTTGACAGTGAAGTTACCGGAGCCGGATGCTCCGAAAGTTGAGTGGATTCTAGATTGTTACAGTG GTATGAGAAAAACCTATTGGATTACTTGCAATGTAGAACCTGACATTCAGCACTTGTCCCTTGACAGGCAAAAATTTCCAAGCAACTTTGTCGTGAGGCCTCGAGATCTAAACAGGTTACTTGCTAATTTTCAGTCATCTCTTCAAGAAATCACTATCATTGCAACAGAACCTGCTTCCGTACCTCCTGATTCTGCAAATGAAATTGGTGGAAAGGCCGTTGAACTTCGAAGTTATATTGACCCAACCAAAG ACAATGATTCATTGCTACACACCCAACTCTGGATAGACCCTAAAGAGGAGTTTTTGCAGTATGTTCATACTGGGGACCCAGTAGATGTGACTTTCAGTGTAAAAGAATTAAAG GCATTTCTTTCATTTTGCGAGGGCTGTGAAATTGATATCCATTTACATTTTGAGAAAACTGGCGA ACCAATTCTCATGGCACCTAAATTTGGTTTGGAAGATGGGTCCCATTCAAATTTTGATGCTACCCTTGTACTGGCAACCATGTTAACATCTCAGCTTCATGAAGGCGCTGCATCAGAACCTCCAGTGGTGCCTAACAATACACATGCTCGAACTGAAGGAAGAAATGGATCTCCATTGCAGCAAGATAACTGCAGATCGAACGCATCAGAGCTTCCATCTGACCACACCCGTATTTGGTCAGACCTTTCAG CAACTGCAGCTAAAAATACTGGTGCTATGGAAGAAAGGCAGGCACAAGAAGGAACAACTTTGAATGATAAtgaacaaagagaaattcaaaggaTTAGTACAGTGCAAATTAGAAAAGGAAAATTAGCCACAGGAAATAATCCCAATGACTCCAATTT CTGCCGACCAACTGGAAATGATCATGTACAAGAGCCTCAAG ATATGTTAACAAATAATGGTCAAACTATTTCACAACATCATCCCAGTAACTGGGTAGATGCTGAAGACGATGACGAAGACGACGCCGATGAGGATGAGCAGTACATTCAGGCGACACCGCCATACTATGACGAACAATAA